A window of Salvia splendens isolate huo1 chromosome 8, SspV2, whole genome shotgun sequence genomic DNA:
gcttttggtgtcctccaatcgcggtgggctataatacggtgtccggcacgagtttggcacgaagatgatgtcgccaATATTATGTTAGcttgtatcatattgcataatatgataatagaagatgaaggatttgcggcagagcgatgggcgccggaagagggcgcaagtacaagtcacggtgtcgcCTCCGCGCCCATcgagatgggcgtaccacggagcaatgaatatttgatccaacgcttcgcggatatgcgcaggaccacatcacataacatACTGCAGGcggatttgattgaagaagtgtgggcacgtaggggaggtggtggcGTTGCGTAAACTTGGTcgtgatttgtactagattcaatgtagtgttcacttttaattttaattttaaattagtgtatttaattttaatttttattttaatttgtattttaatttaaagttaaattttatttttattcttaattcGTATAGTCGACTTCGTCTACGTACGTATATCCCGATAAATTTTTTCgtaattacttgaaacattaataaaatgaaagttaattataaaatttgggggctattggaggtgtccactatagtggcggaaatagaattttggggctatggacaaaaatctggggctatggacacaaaactggggcggggctattgtgcgtgtccaccttatagtggacacccttaaaGGTCGATATGTACCCTATTGGTAACTCAATATAAATCCGGTGAATCAGTGGTTACGTTTGGAAtcaaagtttaaaaaaaaaagaacaaactATCcgataattattaaaatatggCCATGAAAGTTTAATTACTGACAAAGAGATTTAAATTGTAATTAGTAGATATTGAAAAATGGTTGCATCTACGATAGTATGGACGTTCCAATAGTCTAGCACTAAGACATCCtaaaacacctcctgtcacgtcactaggacatctcactgcactgtcacatcactaggacatctcactgcacaatAATAGTCTAGCACTAAGACTAGCCGATGCCTTAGCCAAtagaataaattgaaaaatacaattaattcattttaattgttggtgtttatcaaatataaaaaaaatgaagtgcaatgagttataaatattgaatataaataaaaaaataaaaaaaaataaaaaagaatttggacatccgtgctcttgtccGCGCTATAACGGACAAGAGCACAGACTAAAGGTAGGATGTCCGGTTTCGAGCACGAGCGCTCGTACTACTTCGGAACGTTCTACTTTTAGTTCGCTATTGCGACGGACAACCCCACACACTAACCGTTAGTCCTACTTTTAGTCCTTCTATTAGAGGGTTATGTTGATTCATATTCTGGAGTAATTATTAGGAGtagtaatttaaaaaaaatttaagctgGGCAACTGTAAGTCAGTTGATATATTAGATGACGTTGCTTTCGAGTCTCAACAGAAATAGAGCATAGCTACAATTTCAAGGTTACTCACTTTTCTTCTATACATCTTCACTCTGTCTCTCTCTCCAGTCTCCTCTCTCAAATCCCAAAGCACCTTACATTTTTCAACCTCCGGCGAGCTGTTCACTTTCTCTCGAGAGAGGGCGAATCTAATTAGAGTAGTAGTAGTGGGTGGTGCTTTCAATTAAAAGACTGGTGCTTTGATGGCACGACAATAAAAACCCTGCAAAAAACCCTTTCCCCTCATTCCCAAATCAAACCGCAACCAAAGAGAGTTCAATCATTAAATGGGCGTGGTAGAAGAGGGCTGGAGCAGCTGGGCGCCGGCCCCCGGCGGCGCCCCCCTCTACATCCAGAAAGACGATCACTGGACCCACTTCGACAACTCCGTCAATGCGGTGTCGTTTGGGTTCGTCGCCACCGCCATCCTCATATCCATGTTCCTCGTCATGGCCATCTTCGAGAAGTTCCTCCGAACCACCTCTCCCCCCGATTCCCGCCGCCGCCACTCCGACCTCGACGCCCAGAGCCACATCGTCGCCTTCAATTCCAAGCTCCGATTCCCCTCATCTCCCAAAGTGAGTCCATTTAGTTTACATTAGATGGAAAAAAAAAGTGCATGTGATGGTGCAGGGAGaatagagatatttcattattttggaAATGGTCCCTAGTTGCATTGAAGGCAAGTGTAGCTATTCTCAATTCTATACTATTATTCTTCTATAATCTTGTAAATAAATGAGATTGTTCATTCTTGGATTGAGACCCACTTGATTTAATATTTGGACCATCACATACCTATATTTATGATTCCCCGCGTGCCGAATCCCTGTTTTGGGGACACCCTCCCAACCTTCAATTTCCCTTtgttttttctctcttcctATTTTCAATAATGCAACCCCACTTCAATTATATTACTTGcctatgtttttttatttgaattgtcCTAATCAGATTGCTTCTCTAGATAATGTTGTTGTCCTTGTGTTTATCTACTGTGACCACAAGAGCATCTTATAGGTTACTTAAAAGAGAATGTATTACTACGGAGTAGTATTTACTAATTTGAGGCTTTGAGCAATATgtttacataaaaaaaacagaGTAATTGATGGCACTAAACAAGTGTGACATTTCTATTCAACATTTAGAACTTGACCATACAAATTGGCTGCAGGTAAGTGTAAATGCAAGAGAAGTATCGGTGGTGATGCCGGGCAACAAGATCCCGACCTTCATCGCACATCCTGCTCCGGTGCCTTGCCCACCGGAGCGAGTGCAGTGGCCGCCACATCAGCTATAATGATGGGGAGTCACCATGGATGCACATTCTACTACCATTCCTTTTTGTGAAATGGGATCAAAGTTTTTGTATATATCTCTACTCTTATCTCATTTCCTGCAGTTGAAAGATGGAAACACATTATTTCCATGGCCTCTATGTATACTATGCTCATTCCCATACCAGTcttcaattttgatttgaaTATATTCTTTGTTGAAGTTGGATGAGGATCATATTCATGGCCTTATAATTTAAATCAAACACAGACAGCAAATTAACATCAAACATGACCTGTCTGGGCTCAATGTGGAACAAGGGATAGGATTGATGCAGCGTGCCCAATCCTTTACCCtccatttatatatttttgtgaTATTTGCTAACCAAAAATCAAACATTGGATAGAGTTGCAAGTAAGATCATTAAATTTCCATCAATCGATGTGACACGTCTTATTTATATGTAGACTATTTTTAATAGCTGAAATTATCAACGAAATATTTTGAAGTACTAAAAATCAGTTCTTTATCACAAGAGCATCCACatttgtgctcttgccaacgagcacggatgtgagtcCGACCCCACTTTCTTTGTCTGCTCTTAGTCAAGAGCACAAtactcacatccgtgctcttccgcaaggacgagcacaagggccactcattccattattcaatttaaataaaaatattttcacaaaattaaaatgcattaaaactatctgaaataatattacaaaatactttaaaaattaaaaattacataattaaaattctaaaaaataaaaattacatatttaaactcctaaaaattaaaaattacataattaaattcataaaattaaaaaacccactactcgtggtcgaatttcgcccacatgtgtttgattaggtcttcttgtagctcaacgtgggttcgggtattgcgcattgtgtgccttgtttcgatcctctcacctaccgtcgtatgcacacctaggcgtgggggagacctcgcgcttgagcttccggcttcatcctcgtcgtaaaagctagccgccctcggtccttcgtcggctataatcatgttgtgtaagataatacacgtgtacatgatgtcggcgatatttttcacgtaccataGCCGAGACGAGGCCtacacaatgttgaatcgggcttgaaggaccccaaaggctctttcgacgtctttccgcgcagactcttgacgctacgcaaaaagaacccatctcgggtcttgcgggttaccgagcgtcttcacgaaaccacattgggtagataccatcggcgagatagtaactcatgtggtatacatttccATTGACGGTGAAGTgatcgtcggtgctacaccattcaacacatcattgaagaggggtgaagaatagagcacgttcaagtcgttgttggatccggcaacaccgaaatatgcatgccaaatccataggcggtagtcggagaccacttcaaggataagtgttggccgccgcctttgtggccgcttaagtgttgccccctccaagcagtcgggcaattcttccacctccaatacATGCAGTCTATTCTgtcaagcataccgggaaagccatggactgtttcgtgaagacgaagcaaccgttggcaatcatcggtggtgggtgcccgaagaaattcatcaccgaaagctgaacgaacgccctcgcaaaatttttaagacaaaggattccaatggactcaccgacatgcaaatactcgtcgaaaaggtcggccgtttgcctagtagcgagttgtcggatggcacacgtacacttctgcaacgccgagagactttgccgaccggctgcatctggacctgtttggaagtattcaacacgggcggacaatgtgttgacaatacgcataaacaagcgcgttgacatgcgaaaacggcgcctaaagtaatcatccagaaaccgcggctggtcggaaaaatagtcggcaacgagtctttcgtgggctccctctcGGTCACAAtgaatgtagcggcgagttgatctagttggttgaggaggaggggcggaggtattcgctgcgacatacgCTTCACAAGCAGCActatgttgttcgtagtattcttgttcttcgcgctccgcttccgcaatgagatgggtgaaatccatttgaggtttgagtgagagatgaaggtgtagataagttgtatgaaaaatatgaatgagagatgaatgagagatgatttgatgtgaaaaatggatgatgaatgtgtgtatttatagatgattttggggaaaaaaaataaaaaaaatacagaaaaacgggcaaaaagacggccatttttttgggattgtgatttttttttatttttggtattattttcgattttttttaaaaaatgattttccaacggatatgccgttggccaatcagaacgcgccacgtcgcctgctcgctggcacggcgctgctcggtGCATCGAGCACAGCATCGGACAGCGTCTCTGTGCCGATGGCACGGACAGACGGACGGCTACAtgctcgccgatgtggatgATATAATAGTCAAAGACTAGATCAAAATTGTAAATGATCAAGTTTGAGATTCGATAAGGaattatcatttttaatcaTATTTCATATTTCATATTTCATATTCAATATATGCAAACAAAATATTCTTTTAGTACATCTTTTAACTCCCTAATTCAAAAATAAGGCCATCTGCATCatatctcttaaccgtctcatctcttcactattcatgggccatATTGTACTTttcaccccatctcttaactaagagacatcacCTACATCCCTCcacttaaccatctcatccattaactattcattcaatttcattttttatttttatttccaacaaattcaataaataaaaacacacttcattaaataaaataaaattacaacttaaaattctaaaaaaataaaaaaccacattaataaaatcctaaaaaaaataaaaaatacataattttaaaaaatacacaatttaaaactcaaagaagcagaagaaagagttgtctaatgacgatcatgtgcgtctactggttgccaaaattttcccaaatgtgctccattagatcctcctggagttgggcgtgggtgGTAGAATCATGTGTCCTTACCCGAACAGACAACCGCTCTTgcaaagacggatgcactccactgcgaggcggactacttgcggtagagcttccagGGGCTTCAGGGttgaaccaatttcccgccttaGGTCCTTcttcggcgacaatcatgttgtgcaagattatgcacgtatacatgatgtcaccatattctccataaaccacgtacgagcagTGACTTTGATattgttgaatcgagcttggagaaccccggacgctctctccacatccttgcgagcagcctcttgcttctgcgcaaaaagagtctgttTTTCGTTCATCGGCCAGTTGAACGTGTTCAgaaaggttggccacttcggatagatgccgtcggcaataTAGTACCCTATTTTATACTGGCGGTTGTTAgagatgaagttgatggccgacgctttaccattcaaaacttcgctgaagaggtcggattggttaaGCACGTTGACGTCGTAGTTCAATCCGGGGACCCTGAaaacgcatgccaaatccatagccggtagtcggcaacggccttgagtataacggtggggtgggtgcctttgtggccgctcgtgtatgaccccctccacgccacagggcaatttttcaattgccaatgcatgcaatcgacgctgccaagcatcccggggaatccgtgcacttcttcgtgaagttGGAGCAAAAACTGACAATCGGCAGTGCTTGGCTTctggagaaattcgtcggtgaaggctgcccgggcgcctttgcagaagttcatcaaacacagtctcccagtgctttccccaatgtgcaggtattcgtcgaacacatccgtcgtttctccagtagcaagctgacggattgctgcagtacatttctggagcgtcgtgtgactgggacggccaacggcgtcgaacccttcttggaagtactcttcccggg
This region includes:
- the LOC121743462 gene encoding uncharacterized protein LOC121743462, giving the protein MGVVEEGWSSWAPAPGGAPLYIQKDDHWTHFDNSVNAVSFGFVATAILISMFLVMAIFEKFLRTTSPPDSRRRHSDLDAQSHIVAFNSKLRFPSSPKVSVNAREVSVVMPGNKIPTFIAHPAPVPCPPERVQWPPHQL